The following are encoded together in the Vidua macroura isolate BioBank_ID:100142 chromosome 6, ASM2450914v1, whole genome shotgun sequence genome:
- the GOLGA5 gene encoding golgin subfamily A member 5 isoform X1, whose product MSWLADLAGKAEDLLNRVDQGAASALSKKDTSSSAVYDSKNLDSANEYSEMHQHTGELKYQTSSKAAYISSAAENIKHQKATILAGTANVKTARRTSSEAASPIENASTSRAASHFVRRKKSEPDDELLFDFLNSSEKEPNGRIDSKKEKSKAPVLQNHSRTSSISSVSTSTQSAKTSEDNSIRSQGNETPDSSDSGLGAQGNGLKDSSLSAVTNPSLSANDDSKSHELSNLRLENQLLRNEVQSLNQEVASLIQRSKETQEELNKSREKVEKWNVDHSKSDRMVRDLQARVDDLTEAVGAKDSQLAVLKVRLQEADQLLSARTEALEALQSEKSRIIQDHSEGSSLQNQALQTLQERLRDADSALKREQESYKQMQNEFAARLSKVEAERQNLAEGITVAERKYLDEKRRADELQQQVKITKSHLESAKQELTDYKQKATRILQSKEKLINSLKEGSGIEGLDSNTASTVELEELRHERDTQKEEIQKLMGQIQQMRTELQDMETQQVSEAESVREQIQDLQEQISAHKMAKQEAEAELERQKQELHYTEEELYRTKNTLQSRIKDREEEIQKLRNQLTNKTLSSSSQTELENRLHQLTETLIQKQTMLESLSTEKNSLVYQLERLEQQLKAIQGTSANGPSINMAGIDGAEGARLRSVPVLFGDADTGVAGMYGRVRKAASTIDQFSIRLGIFLRRYPIARVFVIIYMALLHLWVMIVLLTYTPEMHHDSPSGR is encoded by the exons ATGTCTTGGCTTGCTGATCTCGCTGGAAAGGCAGAGGATCTACTCAACAGAGTTGATCAAGGAGCTGCATCAGCTCTGAGCAAAAAAGACACATCAAGCAGTGCAGTTTATGATAGTAAGAACTTGGACTCTGCCAATGAGTATTCTGAAATGCACCAGCATACTGGAGAACTGAAATACCAGACCTCATCTAAAGCAGCCTACATCTCCTCAGCAGCTGAAAATATTAAACACCAAAAGGCCACAATCCTGGCAGGAACAGCAAATGTCAAAACAGCACGTAGGACATCCTCAGAGGCAGCTTCTCCAATAGAAAATGCTTCCACATCCAGAGCTGCCTCGCATtttgtgagaagaaaaaagtcagAACCTGATGATGAGTTGCTGTTTGATTTTCTCAACAGTTCAGAGAAAGAACCTAATGGAAGGATAGATTCTAAAAAGGAGAAGAGCAAGGCACCTGTTCTTCAGAATCACTCTCGGACTTCAAGCATTAGTTCTGTGTCTACCAGTACACAGAGTGCAAAAACTTCTGAAGATAATTCCATCAGGAGCCAAGGCAATG AAACTCCAGACAGTTCAGACTCCGGCCTGGGAGcacaagggaatggcctgaaggaTTCCTCACTAAGTGCAGTAACCAACCCCAGCCTTTCAGCTAATGATGATTCCAAGTCACATGAGCTGTCCAATCTTCGCCTGGAGAACCAGCTGCTGCGAAATGAAGTTCAATCTTTAAATCAAGAAGTGGCTTCATTAATACAGAGATCCAAAGAAACACAAGAAG AACTGAACAAATCCCGGGAGAAGGTGGAGAAGTGGAATGTTGACCATTCCAAGAGTGACAGGATGGTTAGAGACCTTCAGGCTCGGGTGGATGATCTGACAGAAGCTGTTGGTGCCAAAGATTCACAGCTAGCTGTGCTGAAAGTACGGTTGCAAGAAGCTGATCAGCTCTTAAGTGCTCGGACAGAAGCTTTGGAAGCACTGCAGAGTGAAAAATCACG GATAATACAAGACCACAGTGAAGGAAGCAGTTTACAAAATCAAGCCCTTCAAACTCTTCAGGAGAGGCTGCGTGACGCAGACTCTGCACTCAAGCGAGAGCAAGAAAGTTACAAACAAATGCAG AATGAGTTTGCGGCTCGTCTAAGTAAAGTGGAAGCAGAACGACAGAACCTGGCAGAAGGGATAACTGTAGCAGAGAGGAAGTATTTAGATGAAAAGAGGCGAGCTGATGAGCTTCAGCAGCAAGTCAAAATAACTAAAAGCCACCTAGAATCTGCAAAACAGGAACTGACAGACTATAAACAGAAAGCTACTCGCATTCTCCAA tctaaGGAAAAGTTGATAAACAGCTTAAAAGAAGGCTCTGGTATTGAAGGCCTGGATAGCAATACAGCAAGCACAGTGGAACTGGAGGAACTGAGACATGAGCGAGACactcagaaagaagaaatacaaaaactaATGGGGCAAATACAACAGATGAGAACAGAGCTGCAG GATATGGAGACACAGCAGGTGAGCGAAGCTGAGTCAGTGAGAGAGCAGATTCAAGACCTGCAAGAGCAGATATCAGCACATAAAATGGCCAAGCAAGAGGCAGAAGCTGAACTAGAACGGCAAAAACAG GAACTCCATTATACTGAAGAAGAACTGTATCGAACAAAGAATACTTTGCAAAGCAGAATAAaagacagagaggaagaaattcAGAAGCTCAGAAATCAG cTCACAAACAAGACTCTAAGCAGTAGTAGTCAGACAGAATTAGAAAATCGGCTTCATCAGCTGACAGAAACACTAATTCAGAAGCAAACCATGTTAGAGAGCctgagcacagagaaaaattcACTTGTGTACCAACTGGAACGGCTCGAGCAACAGCTGAAGGCTATCCAAGGCACAAGTGCTAATGGACCTTCCATTAATATGGCAGGCATTGATGGTGCTGAAG GGGCTCGTCTGCGTAGTGTCCCTGTCCTGTTCGGTGACGCGGATACCGGCGTGGCAGGAATGTACGGGAGAGTGCGCAAGGCTGCCAGTACTATAGATCAGTTCAG CATTCGGCTGGGAATCTTTCTGAGGCGATACCCCATAGCAAGAGTCTTTGTAATCATTTACATG gccTTGCTTCATCTCTGGGTTATGATTGTTCTCCTTACCTACACCCCAGAAATGCATCATGACAGTCCCAGTGGCAGGTAG
- the GOLGA5 gene encoding golgin subfamily A member 5 isoform X2 → MSWLADLAGKAEDLLNRVDQGAASALSKKDTSSSAVYDSKNLDSANEYSEMHQHTGELKYQTSSKAAYISSAAENIKHQKATILAGTANVKTARRTSSEAASPIENASTSRAASHFVRRKKSEPDDELLFDFLNSSEKEPNGRIDSKKEKSKAPVLQNHSRTSSISSVSTSTQSAKTSEDNSIRSQGNETPDSSDSGLGAQGNGLKDSSLSAVTNPSLSANDDSKSHELSNLRLENQLLRNEVQSLNQEVASLIQRSKETQEELNKSREKVEKWNVDHSKSDRMVRDLQARVDDLTEAVGAKDSQLAVLKVRLQEADQLLSARTEALEALQSEKSRIIQDHSEGSSLQNQALQTLQERLRDADSALKREQESYKQMQNEFAARLSKVEAERQNLAEGITVAERKYLDEKRRADELQQQVKITKSHLESAKQELTDYKQKATRILQSKEKLINSLKEGSGIEGLDSNTASTVELEELRHERDTQKEEIQKLMGQIQQMRTELQDMETQQVSEAESVREQIQDLQEQISAHKMAKQEAEAELERQKQELHYTEEELYRTKNTLQSRIKDREEEIQKLRNQLTNKTLSSSSQTELENRLHQLTETLIQKQTMLESLSTEKNSLVYQLERLEQQLKAIQGTSANGPSINMAGIDGAEGARLRSVPVLFGDADTGVAGMYGRVRKAASTIDQFRPCFISGL, encoded by the exons ATGTCTTGGCTTGCTGATCTCGCTGGAAAGGCAGAGGATCTACTCAACAGAGTTGATCAAGGAGCTGCATCAGCTCTGAGCAAAAAAGACACATCAAGCAGTGCAGTTTATGATAGTAAGAACTTGGACTCTGCCAATGAGTATTCTGAAATGCACCAGCATACTGGAGAACTGAAATACCAGACCTCATCTAAAGCAGCCTACATCTCCTCAGCAGCTGAAAATATTAAACACCAAAAGGCCACAATCCTGGCAGGAACAGCAAATGTCAAAACAGCACGTAGGACATCCTCAGAGGCAGCTTCTCCAATAGAAAATGCTTCCACATCCAGAGCTGCCTCGCATtttgtgagaagaaaaaagtcagAACCTGATGATGAGTTGCTGTTTGATTTTCTCAACAGTTCAGAGAAAGAACCTAATGGAAGGATAGATTCTAAAAAGGAGAAGAGCAAGGCACCTGTTCTTCAGAATCACTCTCGGACTTCAAGCATTAGTTCTGTGTCTACCAGTACACAGAGTGCAAAAACTTCTGAAGATAATTCCATCAGGAGCCAAGGCAATG AAACTCCAGACAGTTCAGACTCCGGCCTGGGAGcacaagggaatggcctgaaggaTTCCTCACTAAGTGCAGTAACCAACCCCAGCCTTTCAGCTAATGATGATTCCAAGTCACATGAGCTGTCCAATCTTCGCCTGGAGAACCAGCTGCTGCGAAATGAAGTTCAATCTTTAAATCAAGAAGTGGCTTCATTAATACAGAGATCCAAAGAAACACAAGAAG AACTGAACAAATCCCGGGAGAAGGTGGAGAAGTGGAATGTTGACCATTCCAAGAGTGACAGGATGGTTAGAGACCTTCAGGCTCGGGTGGATGATCTGACAGAAGCTGTTGGTGCCAAAGATTCACAGCTAGCTGTGCTGAAAGTACGGTTGCAAGAAGCTGATCAGCTCTTAAGTGCTCGGACAGAAGCTTTGGAAGCACTGCAGAGTGAAAAATCACG GATAATACAAGACCACAGTGAAGGAAGCAGTTTACAAAATCAAGCCCTTCAAACTCTTCAGGAGAGGCTGCGTGACGCAGACTCTGCACTCAAGCGAGAGCAAGAAAGTTACAAACAAATGCAG AATGAGTTTGCGGCTCGTCTAAGTAAAGTGGAAGCAGAACGACAGAACCTGGCAGAAGGGATAACTGTAGCAGAGAGGAAGTATTTAGATGAAAAGAGGCGAGCTGATGAGCTTCAGCAGCAAGTCAAAATAACTAAAAGCCACCTAGAATCTGCAAAACAGGAACTGACAGACTATAAACAGAAAGCTACTCGCATTCTCCAA tctaaGGAAAAGTTGATAAACAGCTTAAAAGAAGGCTCTGGTATTGAAGGCCTGGATAGCAATACAGCAAGCACAGTGGAACTGGAGGAACTGAGACATGAGCGAGACactcagaaagaagaaatacaaaaactaATGGGGCAAATACAACAGATGAGAACAGAGCTGCAG GATATGGAGACACAGCAGGTGAGCGAAGCTGAGTCAGTGAGAGAGCAGATTCAAGACCTGCAAGAGCAGATATCAGCACATAAAATGGCCAAGCAAGAGGCAGAAGCTGAACTAGAACGGCAAAAACAG GAACTCCATTATACTGAAGAAGAACTGTATCGAACAAAGAATACTTTGCAAAGCAGAATAAaagacagagaggaagaaattcAGAAGCTCAGAAATCAG cTCACAAACAAGACTCTAAGCAGTAGTAGTCAGACAGAATTAGAAAATCGGCTTCATCAGCTGACAGAAACACTAATTCAGAAGCAAACCATGTTAGAGAGCctgagcacagagaaaaattcACTTGTGTACCAACTGGAACGGCTCGAGCAACAGCTGAAGGCTATCCAAGGCACAAGTGCTAATGGACCTTCCATTAATATGGCAGGCATTGATGGTGCTGAAG GGGCTCGTCTGCGTAGTGTCCCTGTCCTGTTCGGTGACGCGGATACCGGCGTGGCAGGAATGTACGGGAGAGTGCGCAAGGCTGCCAGTACTATAGATCAGTTCAG gccTTGCTTCATCTCTGGGTTATGA